Below is a genomic region from Anoxybacillus flavithermus.
TTGATCTCGGGTGCGGTACAGGGGAACTTGCGATTCGGTTAGCGGAAAAAGGGTTTGACGTCACCGGTGTCGATTTGTCGGAACAAATGTTGACTATTGCGCAGATGAAAGCAGAGGAGCGGGGGGTAAACCTCTCGTTTTTCCAGCAAGATATGCGCGAATTTGGCCCGTTCGAGCCGTTTGATACAATCGTCATTTTTTGTGATTCACTCAATTATTTATTACAGGAAGAAGACGTCATCGCTACGTTTATGCGCGTACATGAACAATTGCGACCTGGCGGATTGTTTTTATTTGATGTACATTCTTTATTTAAAATGGAACACGTCTTTTTGCATCATCGTACGTTTGCGAGCAATGATGACCAGGTGAGCTACATATGGAACTGTTACGAAGGACCGTGGCCACATAGCGTCGAACATGAGCTCACGTTTTTTGTTCGATTACAAGAAGGTATGTATGAACGAGTCGATGAAATGCACGTACAGCGAACATACGATGTCGATCAATATGTCATGTGGTTAAAACAAGCAGGGTTTCATGTATTGCATGTATGGGCGGATTTCACAGAGCAACAACCGACAAAAGAAAGCGAGCGCATTTTTTTCATTGCGCAAAAATAAAGATCCCAAAAGTGACTTACTTTTGGGATCTTTATTTAACGAATAAGCAGGATTTTTTTTGTTAATCACGAATATTGTCGATTTGTTGGCGCACCTTTTCTGTTTCTTCATAAAACTTTTCGTGCGTTTTTTGAAAAACGTGGACGAATAAATCTCCGACTTCTTTTTCCAACACTTCAATGCCCGCTCCTGTAATGCCGCCTTTCACACACACTTTTTCCTGCAATGTTGGTAATGTGTACAAGCGTTGTTCTAGCAAGGCGCCGAGCCCAATAATCATTTCAGTTGCCAATGTTGTTGCTTGTTCTTTCGTAATGGACGTTTGTTGAACGGCTGCATCGATAAATTTTTGAATTAAGTAGCTGAAAAAAGCAGGACCACAGCTCGTTAAATCAGAAGCGATGCGCGTAATAGGCTCGTCTATGTATACTGGACGAGAAATGGAACGGAATAAATGTTCAATCGTTGTCCGATCTGCTTCTGTGCAACGTTCACTTACCGTAATTAACGTACTTCCAGCGAGTGCGCGATTTGTAATGCTCGGAATGACGCGAGCGACGCTACATGGCACGAGCGATTCAAGTTGTTGCACAGAAATGGGGCTCGTAATCGATACGATGCAATGATGGTCGGTCAAATGCGGGCGAAGTTGCTTTAGAACATCGGGCATATGCAACGGTTTCGTGCAAATAAAAACAATCGTTGCGTGTTTTACGACTTCTTCATTCGTCGGCATCACGTGGATGTTCGGGTAGTATTTTTGTATATTGTACGCTTTTTCAAGCGTGCGATTCGTAATGAATAGTTGTTCTTGTTTTACGGCTTTTCCGTTAATAAACGATTCAATTAAAATTGTTCCCATGTTTCCAGTTCCAATGAACCCTATATTCAACGGTATCCCCCCTTATCCGTCACCACTATACGTCATATGTATGCACGAATAATGCTTTTTATGAAAGGGTGAAAGCATGAAGTGGATAAAAACATATGAACGTTGGATATATGTAGGCTTAATTGTCATTGGAGCGACCATTTGGATCATTCAACAACAAGACGACACTCCTGTACAACCGCTCCCTTTAGAGCAGGTAGAACAA
It encodes:
- a CDS encoding SAM-dependent methyltransferase codes for the protein MTYERFASWYDQLMSDAPYDAWCALVERTVASYHNGKRLLDLGCGTGELAIRLAEKGFDVTGVDLSEQMLTIAQMKAEERGVNLSFFQQDMREFGPFEPFDTIVIFCDSLNYLLQEEDVIATFMRVHEQLRPGGLFLFDVHSLFKMEHVFLHHRTFASNDDQVSYIWNCYEGPWPHSVEHELTFFVRLQEGMYERVDEMHVQRTYDVDQYVMWLKQAGFHVLHVWADFTEQQPTKESERIFFIAQK
- a CDS encoding late competence protein ComER — protein: MNIGFIGTGNMGTILIESFINGKAVKQEQLFITNRTLEKAYNIQKYYPNIHVMPTNEEVVKHATIVFICTKPLHMPDVLKQLRPHLTDHHCIVSITSPISVQQLESLVPCSVARVIPSITNRALAGSTLITVSERCTEADRTTIEHLFRSISRPVYIDEPITRIASDLTSCGPAFFSYLIQKFIDAAVQQTSITKEQATTLATEMIIGLGALLEQRLYTLPTLQEKVCVKGGITGAGIEVLEKEVGDLFVHVFQKTHEKFYEETEKVRQQIDNIRD